A single region of the Gadus morhua chromosome 5, gadMor3.0, whole genome shotgun sequence genome encodes:
- the LOC115543935 gene encoding cdc42 effector protein 3: MPLRTTFRKQYSGRWRLNSKHREVLSVNMISLPLADFRHVSHIGNNAHTDSFGDLSFLKKGHSLLLKSSQSEQNLFLACSPPPKPPRLNLDEEAPGNPGWDGARHAPQKRKKCSSLPLLDTEEMEEEMDGMMEYQHRASNLRHSPSRGSLSSERDRDSSATCSEDVASQLKEEDSSLSFSLDLGPSILDDVLRVMENLHH, translated from the coding sequence ATGCCACTAAGGACCACTTTTCGGAAGCAGTATTCAGGGAGATGGAGATTGAACTCAAAGCACCGGGAGGTGTTGTCCGTCAACATGATCAGCCTACCCTTGGCCGATTTCCGGCACGTCTCCCACATTGGAAACAACGCCCACACGGACAGCTTTGGGGACCTTTCCTTCTTAAAAAAGGGCCACAGCCTCCTCTTAAAAAGCTCTCAAAGTGAGCAGAACCTCTTTCTGGCCTGCTCGCCGCCCCCCAAGCCCCCTCGCCTCAACCTGGACGAGGAGGCCCCTGGGAACCCGGGGTGGGACGGGGCACGCCATGCCCcgcagaagaggaagaagtgcagctctctccccctgctggacaccgaggagatggaggaggagatggacggCATGATGGAGTACCAGCACAGGGCCTCCAACCTGAGGCACAGTCCCAGCCGAGGCAGCCTGAGCTCAGAGCGCGACAGGGACTCCAGCGCCACCTGTTCGGAGGATGTGGCCAGtcagctgaaggaggaggataGCAGCCTCTCCTTCAGCCTGGATCTTGGTCCTTCTATCCTTGATGATGTTCTCCGGGTGATGGAGAATCTGCACCATTGA